The Microcebus murinus isolate Inina chromosome 4, M.murinus_Inina_mat1.0, whole genome shotgun sequence genome has a segment encoding these proteins:
- the RNH1 gene encoding ribonuclease inhibitor isoform X1 produces MRQTRPALAVASFGRLLCTRAGAPAARAARARRAPRRHLSSTMSLDIQCEQLSDARWTELLPLIQQYQVVRLDDCGLTEVRCQDISSALRANPALTELSLRSNELGDAGVHLVLQGLQSPTCKIQKLSLQNCCLTEAGCGVLPAVLRSVPTLRELHLSDNPLGDGGLRLLCEGLLDPRCYLERLQLEYCNLTAASCEPLASVLRAKPDFKELMLSNNDIGEAGVRVVCQGLKDSACQLESLKLESCGVTAANCRDLCGILASKASLKELDLGSNQLGDAGLAELCPGLLQPSSRLRTLWLWECGITAEGCRELCRVLRAKESLKELSLAGNELGDAGARLLCESLLDPSCQLESLWVKTCSLTTACCPHFSSVLAQNKSLLELQMSSNKLGDAGVHELSQGLRQPGSVLRVLWLGDCEVTDGGCGSLASTLLANRSLRELDLSNNCMGDPGVLQLIESLRQPACALEQLVLYDIYWSEEMDNQLRALEEHKPSLRIIS; encoded by the exons ATGCGTCAGACGCGGCCAGCCCTTGCCGTCGCCAGCTTTGGTCGGCTCCTGTGCACGCGCGCCGGCGCCCCCGCGGCCCGGGCTGCCCGGGCCAGACGCGCCCCGAG GCGCCACCTCAGCTCCACCATGAGTCTGGACATCCAGTGTGAGCAGCTGAGTGACGCCAGGTGGACGGAGCTCCTCCCGCTGATCCAGCAGTACCAGGTGGTCAG GCTGGACGACTGTGGCCTCACGGAGGTGCGGTGCCAGGACATCAGCTCCGCCCTGCGGGCCAACCCTGCCCTGACCGAGCTCAGCCTGCGCAGCAACGAGCTGGGCGATGCCGGCGTGCACCTGGTGCTGCAGGGCCTGCAGAGCCCCACCTGCAAGATCCAGAAGCTGAG CCTGCAGAACTGCTGCCTGACCGAGGCCGGCTGCGGGGTCCTCCCCGCCGTGCTGCGCTCTGTGCCCACCCTGCGCGAGCTGCACCTCAGCGACAACCCCTTGGGCGACGGGGGCCTGCGGCTGCTCTGCGAGGGACTCCTGGACCCCCGGTGCTACCTGGAAAGGCTGCA GCTGGAGTACTGCAACCTCACGGCTGCCAGCTGCGAGCCCCTGGCCTCGGTGCTCAGGGCCAAGCCGGACTTCAAGGAGCTCATGCTGAGCAACAATGACATCGGCGAGGCTGGCGTCCGCGTGGTGTGCCAGGGCCTGAAGGACTCCGCCTGCCAGCTCGAGTCGCTCAA GCTGGAGAGCTGCGGCGTCACGGCAGCCAACTGCAGGGACCTGTGCGGCATCCTGGCTTCCAAGGCCTCGCTGAAGGAGCTGGACCTGGGCAGCAACCAGCTGGGCGACGCGGGGCTGGCGGAGCTGTGCCCCGGGCTGCTGCAGCCCAGCTCCCGGCTCAGGACTCTGTG GCTCTGGGAGTGCGGCATCACCGCCGAGGGCTGCCGGGAGCTGTGCCGCGTCCTCAGGGCCAAGGAGAGCCTCAAGGAGCTCAGCCTGGCCGGCAACGAGCTGGGGGACGCGGGCGCCCGGCTGCTGTGCGAGAGCCTGCTGGATCCCAGCTGCCAGCTGGAGTCACTGTG GGTGAAGACCTGCAGCCTCACCACCGCGTGCTGCCCCCACTTCAGCTCGGTGCTGGCGCAGAACAAGTCCCTGCTGGAGCTGCAGATGAGCAGCAACAAGCTGGGCGACGCGGGTGTGCATGAGCTCAGCCAGGGCTTGCGCCAGCCTGGCTCCGTGCTGCGGGTGCTCTG GCTGGGGGACTGTGAGGTGACTGATGGTGGCTGTGGCAGCCTCGCCTCGACCCTGCTGGCCAACCGCAGCCTGCGCGAGCTGGACCTCAGCAACAACTGCATGGGAGACCCGGGCGTCCTGCAGCTGATAGAGAGCCTCCGGCAACCGGCCTGCGCCCTAGAGCAGCTGGT CCTGTACGACATCTACTGGTCTGAGGAGATGGACAACCAGCTGAGGGCCCTGGAGGAGCACAAGCCGTCCTTGAGGATCATCTCCTGA
- the RNH1 gene encoding ribonuclease inhibitor isoform X2, whose amino-acid sequence MSLDIQCEQLSDARWTELLPLIQQYQVVRLDDCGLTEVRCQDISSALRANPALTELSLRSNELGDAGVHLVLQGLQSPTCKIQKLSLQNCCLTEAGCGVLPAVLRSVPTLRELHLSDNPLGDGGLRLLCEGLLDPRCYLERLQLEYCNLTAASCEPLASVLRAKPDFKELMLSNNDIGEAGVRVVCQGLKDSACQLESLKLESCGVTAANCRDLCGILASKASLKELDLGSNQLGDAGLAELCPGLLQPSSRLRTLWLWECGITAEGCRELCRVLRAKESLKELSLAGNELGDAGARLLCESLLDPSCQLESLWVKTCSLTTACCPHFSSVLAQNKSLLELQMSSNKLGDAGVHELSQGLRQPGSVLRVLWLGDCEVTDGGCGSLASTLLANRSLRELDLSNNCMGDPGVLQLIESLRQPACALEQLVLYDIYWSEEMDNQLRALEEHKPSLRIIS is encoded by the exons ATGAGTCTGGACATCCAGTGTGAGCAGCTGAGTGACGCCAGGTGGACGGAGCTCCTCCCGCTGATCCAGCAGTACCAGGTGGTCAG GCTGGACGACTGTGGCCTCACGGAGGTGCGGTGCCAGGACATCAGCTCCGCCCTGCGGGCCAACCCTGCCCTGACCGAGCTCAGCCTGCGCAGCAACGAGCTGGGCGATGCCGGCGTGCACCTGGTGCTGCAGGGCCTGCAGAGCCCCACCTGCAAGATCCAGAAGCTGAG CCTGCAGAACTGCTGCCTGACCGAGGCCGGCTGCGGGGTCCTCCCCGCCGTGCTGCGCTCTGTGCCCACCCTGCGCGAGCTGCACCTCAGCGACAACCCCTTGGGCGACGGGGGCCTGCGGCTGCTCTGCGAGGGACTCCTGGACCCCCGGTGCTACCTGGAAAGGCTGCA GCTGGAGTACTGCAACCTCACGGCTGCCAGCTGCGAGCCCCTGGCCTCGGTGCTCAGGGCCAAGCCGGACTTCAAGGAGCTCATGCTGAGCAACAATGACATCGGCGAGGCTGGCGTCCGCGTGGTGTGCCAGGGCCTGAAGGACTCCGCCTGCCAGCTCGAGTCGCTCAA GCTGGAGAGCTGCGGCGTCACGGCAGCCAACTGCAGGGACCTGTGCGGCATCCTGGCTTCCAAGGCCTCGCTGAAGGAGCTGGACCTGGGCAGCAACCAGCTGGGCGACGCGGGGCTGGCGGAGCTGTGCCCCGGGCTGCTGCAGCCCAGCTCCCGGCTCAGGACTCTGTG GCTCTGGGAGTGCGGCATCACCGCCGAGGGCTGCCGGGAGCTGTGCCGCGTCCTCAGGGCCAAGGAGAGCCTCAAGGAGCTCAGCCTGGCCGGCAACGAGCTGGGGGACGCGGGCGCCCGGCTGCTGTGCGAGAGCCTGCTGGATCCCAGCTGCCAGCTGGAGTCACTGTG GGTGAAGACCTGCAGCCTCACCACCGCGTGCTGCCCCCACTTCAGCTCGGTGCTGGCGCAGAACAAGTCCCTGCTGGAGCTGCAGATGAGCAGCAACAAGCTGGGCGACGCGGGTGTGCATGAGCTCAGCCAGGGCTTGCGCCAGCCTGGCTCCGTGCTGCGGGTGCTCTG GCTGGGGGACTGTGAGGTGACTGATGGTGGCTGTGGCAGCCTCGCCTCGACCCTGCTGGCCAACCGCAGCCTGCGCGAGCTGGACCTCAGCAACAACTGCATGGGAGACCCGGGCGTCCTGCAGCTGATAGAGAGCCTCCGGCAACCGGCCTGCGCCCTAGAGCAGCTGGT CCTGTACGACATCTACTGGTCTGAGGAGATGGACAACCAGCTGAGGGCCCTGGAGGAGCACAAGCCGTCCTTGAGGATCATCTCCTGA